Within Anopheles nili chromosome 3, idAnoNiliSN_F5_01, whole genome shotgun sequence, the genomic segment cgcaTGCCATAAGCGGAATCATTAAAATGTGGCCTAACGATGCGTCATACTTACATGCTTCTGGGGGAAAAACGTTACGTCATGAGGTTGGATCCACAGCGAAAACCAGGCAGTTCGCGTACTATCTTAACTTATCGCACCGCTATCCAGACCGGCGACAGAGGCAGATGAACACAAATCGTCGCGTAAAATTACGTATTGCCACGAGCACCTCGGTACCAGCGAGAACGCTGTAATAATGTGGCGTGTGCAATAATGTCGTTGTTCATAAAACTCATGCCTCGTAACCACGTGTAAAATGCTTGTTTCGCTTGACCCACGCGCCTTCGTTGGGACCCGTGCATCTTGAAACGTGCATGCATTCTGCACAAGGCTGCATCGATGTGGGTCAATTATTACCTTCATGAAAATGGATGCTTGCCGCCGTGTGGCGTATCTGCTTAGTAACGAGCACGCCTCAGCTAAAGGGTTTTTGTCGCAATATCATTTCGATTGTACGATCAGCCAAGAAGTCGCGTCAGTTCATTAGAGCAGAAACCGTCCGCCAGTGGGAAACGTTCCTTGTTTGCAAGAGATCTACACCATGTTTGCGGGAATACTAACGATTTGTGTTATTTTGCTCTCCATCGCAACGTTCTCTTCAGCTCAAAAGACGGATAACAAAAATGTGTTCAACACTAGCTCGTGTTTGGAGAAGCCTTTTCGATGTCCTCATCCCAGGATCAAGTTCTATCTTTACACGCGCCGTACTCAACAAACTCCGGAGCTGATCGATGTCCTGGATCCGGAGTCGCTTTACTACACGCACTGGAATCCTTCACACCCAGTGAAGATCGTCATCCATGGGTTTGGTGGAGGTCGTAATCTCTCTCCAAGTCCGGATATGCGGAAGGCGTACTTCACACGCGGGAACtacaacatcatcatcgtggaCTACGGCTCGGCAGTGACGGAACCGTGTCTCAGCCAGATAGAATGGGCTCCTCGCTTTGGGAGCCTTTGTGTGTCGCAGCTGGTGAAGTACATCGCCAACCATCCTCGAGGAGTTCGGGCCGATGATATGCACCTGATTGGGTACAGTGTTGGAGCACACATTGCCGGTTTGGTAGCGAACTATCTCACTCCGACTGAAGGAAAACTGGGACGTATCACCGGACTAGATCCAACGATCTTCTTTTACGCGGGATCAAACAATTCCCGCGATCTGGATCCATCTGATGCACACTTCGTGGACATCATCCACACAGGAGCCGGTATTCTGGGACAGTGGAGTCCAGGAGGACATGCGGACTTTTATGTTAACGGTGGCACCAGTCAGCCGGGTTGTGCTAGTTCCACCATCTTTCGTGAGTAGATCGAGGGTGTCTGAGTTGGGTACACATCGAAACTTACCTCCAAAACTTCTTTCCAGAAACTCTCGCTTGCGACCATACAAAGGTAACGCCGTACTTCATCGAATCCATCAACAGTGAGCGAGGATTCTGGGCCGGTCCGTGTCCAACACTAATATCATACCTCCTCGGGTGGTGCGAACCGAAGGACTCCGATTACGTCCTCATGGGAGAACACCTGTCCAGACAGTAAGTTCAAAAGTTGATGACctcaaacgaagcaaaagaCGGCAGctaatgtttcaattttttccccCATATCCAGAGCCCGTGGAGTGTTCTACGTTACGACAAACGCGAAACCTCCATACGCCCGAGGCTTTCCAGGCAAAAACCGACGCACCGCAAAAACGTCCGAGTACAGCGGCGTCAGGCGGAAGTAGAGCCTGCCGAAATTCGTCAAAAGCCAACTGGTTGTGATATTGTTTACCGGAAGAGAAAGGCTGGGTCGAACACGCCTTCCTGGGTGGGTCAAAAACCGACCAATTGACCATACGCCGTTCGAGCCAGCTGCCAAGGGCGGCTGCAAGCCTCCAAAAAGCTATCTCCCGAACAACGAGAGTACCATGACGTCACGCAGCAATCCGTTTCAAGGCATACTGGTTGCCAAGCAAACCCATTACATTGATCCGGCAGCACGTTTACAGCACCCGAAGTTAGTATTAGTAGCGATTAATAGCGATTAGGAGCGTAGCTTAATTAGGGTTAAGTTGTGCAGATAGAAATCTCGCCCAAATCGTCGCCATTCTACAGCGATCAGGTCGTTTCAAAGATGGCCGACCAGCCAGCCACGTTGCCAAGTGCGTCAAACGAAGTTCGTTAACCCAACGCGTGTGTTTTCCGACCGTTCGGTTACGCATTAATGGCCACATCATGACCGATAGCTATTAGCCAAGAGCGAGGACGCTTTAGACAAAAGCAGCAACGCCTACCTGGATGCCATTTTTCGGCACTGTACATAAAGAGACGTCAGCACGTCATCAGGAGTTGGGGAATGTTTACGTAGTGGGAATACGTTTTAGTACGCGAAGAAATAAAGCACTGCCTAATTCGGGGTTGATTCATTTCAACAGTTTAAATATACGCACTTTTATTTCATGGTTTACGAGTGTAAGAGTGTATTTCTGTGCGCACGTGTCGGTGCGTGGGAATGAGTGTGTCAGCTGGCGTTCGAATGAGCTtgcgaatgtccttttttttgctgcattcgcCGCTGTTTCCGTGGAAAACACATCgtaccccacacacacacgcgcgcacgcttgCACACACGGGTTTGTATATTTTTCGTTCACTCGATACAAGGTGGTAAGTTCATACACGTCGCTAAATACTATTGCCAATAAGGAATACTTAACTATTAAATGCCATAATTAGTTTTTGAGTGCTCTTGCTTGAGAGAGAGTGTGTACGAGTGTATATCGAACGAGTGTATTTTGTAATTTTGCTGCCTTCCAAACCCTCCCCCCGagctgcctctctctctctctctctctcgctctcttgccTACTTCATCGTCCTGCCAAATCTGCTTATCCCACTAGTGGCTACTTATCCTTCTAGCTACTCCACAACCCCTTGTCCAGCGATAGTTACAATGATTGATTATGATGCGATTATAACAGCGAGACGATTTACTCTTACTACAGATCGCGCCGTTTGTACAGCTCGGAAATATTCGTTATTCCCTTCCCAACGGGGGTAccttcctttctctctttctctctctctctctcattcctTTCTACGCAGGCTAGAATAGTACACCTGGAGTACATGCGGGGGCTTTTCCGGCTGTTCGCCGTCTACTGCGCCTGTAGCCCTTAAGCGCACCCAAGTGCGGGTAAGTATGGTTTgtgtatgtatatttatatgcAATGTACAAGGGTGGCGCCGGTTTTCCTAGCGCCCAGCAGATATTTACTATTCAACGTTTACAGCTATACCGTAGCCACTACGGCTTATATAGTTTAAGTACATGCGCTATGCTGCTACTCCGGAAAACAACGAAATTACAACTAACTGAGCCGCAGAAGGTCTGCGGCCCAGGGGTTTGCGATGATGTTTTGCGTAATATTCTTGTATTGTTGCTCGGTAATGTAATTACCaattgggttggttttttttttcattgggACGGGATCAGCGCCCATACTAGTCCAGCTGTTGCAGCTGTACCGACGTTCGGGTGTACCGTCCCGCCCACCTTCCATACACCTCGTTCTCCTCGACCAATCGTGTACGTTTCCACCTTCATATatacgtttatttatttagatATACTTTTGAATTAACAACAACAGCTAGAACGACATCCTTGCGGTCGAAAACAGTTTAGAGAGGCTCGCGTAAACATAACGACATAAACGTAATTATAACCATACCATCAACAGTGTGTGAGTAAGTGCTACCAGTCCTTTATACAGCCCTACACCTAATCTCGTTGCCCGTAGTGCCACGGCACACGTACTACTCCATGCCCGCACCAGAACGGGCGTTACGTTCAGGAAGGATACTCTACCAGAGAAGGGAGGATGAAACAATGGCTGATTGTCACCCTgataatatatttttgtgcGTTGTTCGAACGGCCTTCAAGGATCGCCCAACCGGCCACGATCGCCTACCCTGCAGGACGATTGGAGTGCGATTCCATTCCCAAACCGGGAACTATATATGTTACAGTTGGGTCTTCCTAATCAGCACGGTTTTTAGGGTACGGGCGGGGTCGATAACTGAGGTCGATAATGTACATCGGTACCGGCGGCTCGACAGGATACGGTGCGCTCGATCGCGCAGAGCAGATCGGAGGCTGGGGTTACAGAACGAGGGAACTAAGGCCTACCTACTGTCACTAAAATTTCAATTGATCGCGTATAGGGGTCACGTTTCCGTAAGAGACATTTTGTTCAAGTGTGTTATCTTGTTTCCCGTTTCCGAAATCATACCTGATAAGTTTTACAACTCTACACCAGCACCCGCACTGGTGCACCATGATTACCCGTTTGCTTTGGATGCACTCTAGAACCGCGGACCTCGTGGGGTCAGGGATACGGGCCCAATTCTccccctttttctcgcttaGGTATGTACAATCTTACCAAgtatggttggttttttttttgcagtacGCCACCAGTCTCTAGCCTCGGTCCAGCCGAACTGCGCGGCAAAGGATCGTTGCGATGTCTGTGGATTTGGTAGTGTTTTCTATGATTTTGAtccttttcgctcgctctctctctctctttcccattGCAATATCCTTCTGCCGAATTTGAGTGCCGATCGAGGGTTGTGACCATCGACGCCTTCGATCGTTTCCCGCCGACGGTGGACGTGCACGAGGCTTCAACGTGTGTGCCGCCCGCTACTATCGGGGTTCACTTCGCATTGCAACGATTTACTTTTGTTGATGAGCTGTTTTTAATTCACTATATCACTGACACCTCGCGGCATTAACACCCTATGACCTTACGAGCTAGCGTtggtttgttattgttttttctgTCACATTGCCGCAGTACCTGTGCGTCGACATTGCTGCCCTTTTTGGGTCAGCGTCGAGCACCGGCGGAGCTTAGCCTAAAACCGAAggaagtgaaacgaaacgaaaacctcCAGGACTCATGTACAGGGTGTCGCCGGTTAAGCTTAGCATTTACAACATCAGCGGCACCAAGTACAGCATCTTCTTGCGTGGATGcgaacttgtttttttttttaaatttcgcaATCAACCAACTAAATGCTACTGCTTACGCTACGGACCGGACCTCGGAGACCTGCTTTTTGTCCCTGGACCGTTCCCTTCCGTCTATTTATTGTCGCCACAGCCTTTGAGAGTGAGTGAACACCTCAAATTTAACTCGGTCTTACTTACGGTAAAGGAAATTATATAATTACACGCCCCATGTCGTCTTCTTGCGCATTGCCCCCGGGTTTGGGATGCAAACTTCATTTATCTCTAATGTCTgggtgtttgggtttttgttgttgcgtttctTTACTGCTGCCGTAGAACTAACTTCCCCGACTGAAGACGAAAATGAAGCAGGAAAGCGATAATCATCGCGACCAGACAGCCCATTAGCAGTTCGTTCAACTTTGGCCTTTTCCGCGTGAAACTTTAGTGTTCCAGAGTCCGGGCATCCGCCGGCAAATTGACTGGCGTTAGTCGTGCTTATTGAGAGATGCATTTTACAGCTAGCGAATCACGGAACATCGTAAGCATAAAGACTGTATCTCGTAGTGGAAGATTATGTCTCGCTACATTTCGCTTTCAGGATTGATTGTGGTATTTCACCTTGTTTGTCTAGATTACCTATAGGGTCTGTGGATTTCTAAGACAACAGATCtttgtgtgtttatgtttgcaAATCTATATCCTCTCGTGGAATGTCTTTGCATCTCGGTACAGGCCGGTGTTTGCTCGTCATCAAGGATCACCTGCTACTCAGTGCGTTGACTTAACAATTGTATCATTTATGGCGTTCCTAGTACTCCTTACGGCAGTAGTCGATAGATGTCTTTGATTTGCGATAATATTATGGCGCACGTTTATGCGTAATATCTCTCTATATATATAATGTAATATGTtagtttttgtgtgtatgtacacCCTTCGCTTTGTAAATACGACGTGCATCTTCGCTATGTGTAGGTATTTGTTAGTCACTATCTagtgtttttaattgcttAAGCAGggttaaattttatttgtatccAGCTCGCTCTCGCCAGCTCCGGGTCCCGAGACCCGGGCCCGTCCAGTTCTAGTCTTGCGTCCTGGTTCCAGCCCTCAGCCCACGAGAGGCAGCCTGCTGCAGAAATGAAGAATATGTGCACGTGCAGTGCGCCAAAACTATGAAATCGGCCAAAAACAAGCCGGCGGCCCTAATTCACGCTGAATGTTACGGTTTTCTTCATGCGAGCAGGTCAATAGGTACGCTCGGTGGGATTTCCGTGTAAGTACGTGTCCCTAGCTTCTGGTTGCACCGGTTCCTCGCTGATAGTATTTGGATAAGCGAAAGGATTGCCGGCCACGTGTTGCTGGACCGCACCGTAGCTGACCGTTTTGGAGGCGTTGATTTGAGCCGTTGGATCCATGGTCCCGTTCCCGCCGCCTGGTCCACCGTCACCTGCATCGTTGAATGTGGTCTCCTTCTCTAAGCCTGCTCCAACCGGGTCCCAGGCTCGTTGCTCGTCGAGAGTTGGTTCCGCCCACGGTTGCAGCTCACCTGACGCGAATATGGCGTAAAAGCTGATACCGACCAGGTGAACCGTTGCTGCTATCGTGAACACCGTCGACCAGCATGATTTTGGCTGCAGGGAGAAAGAGCGAACAGGATAGGTTCCTTTAGTCAACGAGTCATTAAATACCTGACGATTCGTAGTCGTTGAAACTGTTTCAGATAACAGACGTACATGGCCAGAGAACTGAACTGCACATGCGCATAACATCATGCAGCGCACTGTGTGTAGGGCGAATGAAAGGACTACTGTGGGAGCGAGGCGAAAGACTGCAACGAATTGCTTTGTCTCTGTTTAAATGCTAAGTTTGAGCTTATAATACGTTAGATGGCGCTTCTGAAGGGATTTCAAAGGGCCTAGTTACATTTGAACGAATAATTTAACATGATTCTATCcgataaattgattaaaatatgAGCAATCATCCCTAGAACTCTAGAACATTTATCATGTTTTTATTAGGAGCgcttttgaatttattttttagttttttatataatttattGTTAGATCTCCTTTACCTTTTTAATAGGATGTCTATTTTCGAGCAACataaaatgcacaaaatgtGTTATGTTTGCAACACTGATCATTACATAACTGCCACAATACGCCAACCGTCACGGCTTCTCGACCACACAAAAGCTGTTTGAAAACATCCCGCCAATTGGATGGTGgcggtaaatatttgcatcCTTTCCGACGCAAAGCCACCGATTCAGCCGATTCAGCTGAAATTGTGCACAAAAAACCAGCCTGGATGCCGTACATATTCCACCACACCATCGAACGCAACAATAGCCGTTCCGCCGTTTCGCTCATCAGCGTTGAAGGGGAGAAAAACAGTCGACGGTGCAAAAATCACATCCCTTGACGACGGTTGCTACGTCCTCACGCAGTTTGTAGGGTTTCAAGATTTTAAAAGCCATATCCTTTCGCCAGACATGCTAGGACGAGGGCATCAAAGAGCTGGAAGCTGCAGGTCGCAAGAGGAAAAACGTTGGAAAACTCTTCCGTCGTTGGGGTAGAACCGCTAGATGGCATGGTAGCCGAGTGTGTAGGGTTTCGTGGCCGTTCCGACGCTTGAACGGATGCGCTTTTGTTCGAAGTCACGCGGGCATGTAACTTCGtagcaaaatttaatttatttcatcgaaTCAGCCGCCACCAAATGAGTGAGGGCTGTGAGCTCCCGATATCGCGCTCGAACGCTGTTGCAATCCGATTAGTAGGCAAATGTTGGATCCGATTCCTTCCCACACTCTGAGTCCCTTAACTTACCTGCCCCCGGGTGAGATGGTCTATCGCAATGGGACAGATCAGGCCCGCTATCGTGCCGATGCCGTTGGACATTCCCATCAGGATACTCGCGTATCGGGGCGCGATGTCCAGGTGATTGACGTTGTAACCGGATATGGCAAACCCGCTGAAGGCAACACCGAGCGTCAGAGCTGTCACGGCACCCATCTGTGGAGCAAAAAGCGGATCATTAAGGACACATTGTGGCGCAAGGATTCCTTAGCGACACTTACGGAACTCGTGGCGTGAGCCACGACCAGGAAGAAAAGCCCCTCAAGACCGAATCCGCCGCAGTTGAACAGCTTCCGTACGTTGGTGGTTGAAAGTAGACCTGTCTTTCGGATGTGATCAGCTAACATACCTCCGAACGGGACGATGATCGTCATCAGCAGATGTGGCAGTGCTCCCAGCAATCCCGTCTGCAACGAATCAAATACATACGAAGAAATGAGAAAATTGCACCAGCTGACAGGGATTTAGCTCCAAAAAATTACCTCCTCAATCCGGAAGTCGAACGAATGCTTCAGATAAGCGCTTTGGTACAGCaccagcaaataaaaattccACGAGCGGCAAAAGTTCGCCACAATGATCGCGTACACGGGCATTGAGGTTAGGAAGTGGCGCCACGGAGTTGTCGCGATGGTAGGCATCGGTAGCTGTACCGACTCTCCGAGTGACTTTTCGATGTACTTTAACTCCTTCACGGAGATGGTCGGATGTTGGCGCGGTTTCTCAAATGACAACCATAACCAGAAGCAGTACCAGATTAGGCCCATCACACCGTAGAAGTAGAACGGTGCATGCCAGCTGATCGAACCGGTTAGGATGCCGGACATTGGCATACCTATCACGACACCTGCGTACGAACCACTGAACGCCATCGTAGCCAATCGAGATCGCTCGAGTGGTGGTGCCCAAAAGCGCCAGATACCGTGGCAAGCCGGGTAGGTGACGCCCTGTGGAGGCAGCCAAGTTGCAGAGGAGTTATTTGAGAGCTGCAGGATTCACAAGGATTTTAGACACGTACCTCAACTAGACCCTGCAAGACGCGCACCAAAATGACGACGGTTGGGTGCAGCATCATGGCGCCTGGGACGAGCAGATTCAGGAAGGCTGAGATGGCGATGGCCGTGCCGAAGATGCGGTTAGCTGGGAACATCGAGGCCAGAAAACCTCCGGGAACTTGCGTTACCAGGTAGCCCCAGAAGAAGGACGAATCGACGGCGCTTTCCATCGCGACGGTCCAGTTGTACTTAACTGACTGTAAGTGAAAGATAATAATGATATTTAGAAGGATGTAGATGAAGAATGCAactgttgggaaaatttacCAATTTCTTTTGAAACTACAGTAAAAGTTATGTGCTATTACTGATTGGTTTTCGTTGCTTTATGCGGAAAATAGTGAATATATCCACAAAAGATCGCTATACTACTCATAATTTATATTAATTCTCCTTCAATAAGCCCTTGATAAACCCATCaatgtttaaattattatgttaCTCGTtgcaaaatgcaataaataaatcactGATCATTAAATAATTGTTGatttattatgttttcttGTTCCATTTTTGTCAACACGTCCGCGTCCGCTCGTTGGTTCCTTAAACACGTGCCAAGCGCCAATGCGCCACGATAGCGAGTGTTTATGCGTTCTGCTCTCATTTAAGCCCCCACATTTACCCATAATAATGAAGCGAGAATAAAAATATGGCCATTTCCCGTTGTTAAATCGAGCCGATGCCCCGGAAGTGGAGCGTATTTTCCGCCGCACAGCGAACAAAAGAGATTCTCCCGAGTTGGCGTAGCACCAAAACGAAACCCGCACCAGAACGGTGCCAAAACACGCTCTCGGTAGGGAATCGAACAAGGACATGCGGAATGAAAGCGAACTCGAAAACGACATCCGTTAACGCATCACGGTTGCGCTCTCGCAGCGTGGCGtcgatgggatttttttttgtccccagTCCGCAGGGGTTTGTTGtcattttcttgctctttATGCTCgtttccggcttttccggccgaCTTCTTTATCCGTTTCCTTTCGTCGCGatcgaaaaaccacccacccaccaaagcGGCCCGTGTGCGTCCTTTTATGTTGGCCACGTGATGATATCAGCGCGCCCCAAACCGCCGTCCCTTTCTCGCCGTGGTTCTCGGCGCATTTCCGCGTTTGAATGGGGAAAAATACCCCGGCGCAATGActcatgaataaaaaattatcatcTTTTGTCGGCGCACATTTCTAATAAATGCTTCCATTATGTTTGACTCCataaaatttcatattttgCCTGATTTTCACCAAACCCCTTCGTGCGTCCGTCCTtcgatcgtcctttttcccgttGGGCATCCCGACGTCGTCCGTGTTTCGTTATCTATCGCCTGCCAAGTGACCGATCTCGTCATCAGCAGCGCTCTGGAGGGGAGAAAAACCCCCTTTGACTCAGGGGTTGGAATTTTCGGCTTTATTTTGCCCGCTCATTATCGTTCATTTAGGGCTCGCTCATCGAGCCTATCGATGGATGGGCGATTACAACGGCACGGAAAAGGACGACTCACGTAATTTCCCCGATTATGTTCATTACACACGGGTGGATCGCTCGAAAAAATGCCAAAATCGGAAGCGAAACGACATACAAGGACGTTGTTTTTGGGACATTCACACCGACCCCAGGATCTACTTCCTTGCAATACGTGACAAAATGGCACACGCGTGGGTCCCTCTTTCCAGGTGCAATGGTGGAATCATAAGTGAATCGATCGAACGGGGTAAAAAGGCATATCACCGTGACACGTGCCAGCGTCGTGAATAATTATCGACAACCAAACGCTAATGGAACCTGGCCGGAAATCAGGAAGCGATGACTACTTCCGGTGCTTGGACTTACCCCATTCTCAAACTGCAGCTTGGCCATACCCATGTTGCAGCGCATGCCGAACGAAATGATGAACCCAAGACAGGTCATCAGCGAGATCGTGTACCGGGTCGTCTTGATGCAGGGACACTCCGCTCGGACGTACTTGTCGACGTGGCGTAAAGGAGGCCGCTCGATCTCTTCGAACGACATCGGCGAATCGTTGCCACCGGTGTCCGTCTGATAAGCGCCACCGACGGCGCCTCCATCCATCTGATCGTAGCCTTGTTTGCCTTGGGGCATTTCGAACTTTTCGAACCCGACCCTGCAAGAAAAAGAGTGGGACTTTCATTAGTGGCGATACATACGGTGTGCGATTTATATGCTGAAATGTTTCCCCAATCACGGTCGGGTTGTGTTCCTTTGTCAAGATCCCGAGAAGGAAACCCATGTTCAATCGCTTCCCTGGTCGCGCTCTGTGAACGGTTCTCCCAGCTCAGACACTCGCAGCTGTCAGGAAAATGCTTCTCGCGCCCAAATATAAttgagaaaatgaaattaaacgaaaaagacCCACTTAACGTCATTTCCGGGCACGCAAATGCCGTTGCTTGCGCGAgtcgttcgttttcttcgtcgtcgtctccGTTGCTTGTGAGCACGCAAAAGGACGTGAAAGTCGACGCCTTTGCTCCTGGAAGGATCTCGAAAGTCGACGAGGCTTTTCCGCACAGCAAGCACCGCCGATTCTCCGCGGTATGACGACGATATTTAGCGACCATCTCACAGTGGGGAAGCcaggaacaaatcgcggtcatAAGTATTGTTTGTCAGaatttcttggttttttcttacaaaatgtgttgaatgttgaccaaTTACTCATTTAAGACGATTATTGGAAGTGGACATCCAAAGGGTGCCACTGTATCTACATATACTATGTTGATAGATTGTAGTtcaaacaccttgc encodes:
- the LOC128723963 gene encoding lipase member H, yielding MLGQSKMQQLPLASVGLVFIFLAAFQSITEAQKTDNKNVFNTSSCLEKPFRCPHPRIKFYLYTRRTQQTPELIDVLDPESLYYTHWNPSHPVKIVIHGFGGGRNLSPSPDMRKAYFTRGNYNIIIVDYGSAVTEPCLSQIEWAPRFGSLCVSQLVKYIANHPRGVRADDMHLIGYSVGAHIAGLVANYLTPTEGKLGRITGLDPTIFFYAGSNNSRDLDPSDAHFVDIIHTGAGILGQWSPGGHADFYVNGGTSQPGCASSTIFQTLACDHTKVTPYFIESINSERGFWAGPCPTLISYLLGWCEPKDSDYVLMGEHLSRQARGVFYVTTNAKPPYARGFPGKNRRTAKTSEYSGVRRK
- the LOC128723964 gene encoding vesicular glutamate transporter 1, with the translated sequence MLRSCVVVLYISVVVLAVRAVRYDDEYEATVALLPNDLFCDEPIQKASIEQESSKQEPPLEVATPQQVIQNRLIKFKQTVDQAVENARRSCQEKQKLPVNYFLYTMPLLSLLAGVMRTEGFPRVGFEKFEMPQGKQGYDQMDGGAVGGAYQTDTGGNDSPMSFEEIERPPLRHVDKYVRAECPCIKTTRYTISLMTCLGFIISFGMRCNMGMAKLQFENGSVKYNWTVAMESAVDSSFFWGYLVTQVPGGFLASMFPANRIFGTAIAISAFLNLLVPGAMMLHPTVVILVRVLQGLVEGVTYPACHGIWRFWAPPLERSRLATMAFSGSYAGVVIGMPMSGILTGSISWHAPFYFYGVMGLIWYCFWLWLSFEKPRQHPTISVKELKYIEKSLGESVQLPMPTIATTPWRHFLTSMPVYAIIVANFCRSWNFYLLVLYQSAYLKHSFDFRIEETGLLGALPHLLMTIIVPFGGMLADHIRKTGLLSTTNVRKLFNCGGFGLEGLFFLVVAHATSSMGAVTALTLGVAFSGFAISGYNVNHLDIAPRYASILMGMSNGIGTIAGLICPIAIDHLTRGQPKSCWSTVFTIAATVHLVGISFYAIFASGELQPWAEPTLDEQRAWDPVGAGLEKETTFNDAGDGGPGGGNGTMDPTAQINASKTVSYGAVQQHVAGNPFAYPNTISEEPVQPEARDTYLHGNPTERTY